The Dissulfuribacter thermophilus genome includes a window with the following:
- the recO gene encoding DNA repair protein RecO — protein sequence MEKLIESDSIVLKGQDFGESHRIITLFTVSHGKIKALARGAKRSKKRFLNALEDLNYLVATLKPPRTEGLYHLHSVGAKDTFPEIKNHAIKFACAGLGCELVDLWTRELSPERDIFELLLWFLNELNQGMEPYTLTLYFKTRLLKIVGYGPEWTNLKKNGLRISDGTLRCLDFVQISPLNRLNRLKMSKQNIKEAWALLKAMHLKHLEKEPKSYYVLRQIASATIQTK from the coding sequence ATGGAGAAGCTTATTGAATCGGACTCAATAGTCCTCAAAGGCCAAGACTTTGGGGAATCTCATAGAATTATCACTCTCTTCACTGTTTCTCATGGAAAAATCAAGGCCCTAGCAAGGGGAGCTAAGAGGAGCAAAAAGAGATTTTTAAATGCCCTTGAAGACTTGAATTATTTAGTTGCAACCCTGAAGCCCCCAAGGACCGAGGGACTCTATCACCTGCATTCTGTGGGGGCCAAAGACACCTTTCCCGAAATAAAAAATCATGCAATAAAGTTTGCGTGTGCTGGTCTTGGCTGTGAATTAGTAGACCTGTGGACCCGAGAGCTGTCTCCTGAAAGGGATATTTTTGAGCTTTTATTGTGGTTTCTCAACGAGCTCAATCAGGGTATGGAGCCATATACATTGACTCTGTATTTTAAGACTCGCTTATTAAAAATAGTCGGTTATGGGCCAGAGTGGACAAACCTTAAAAAAAATGGATTACGCATTTCTGATGGGACATTGAGATGCCTAGATTTTGTCCAAATTAGTCCTTTAAATAGATTAAATAGGTTAAAGATGTCCAAACAAAATATAAAGGAGGCATGGGCACTACTCAAGGCAATGCATTTAAAACACCTTGAGAAGGAACCTAAATCCTATTATGTGCTTAGACAAATAGCCAGTGCAACTATTCAGACAAAATAG
- a CDS encoding HU family DNA-binding protein gives MNKSQLIEALSQETGLSRANAEFIVNEVFQAMTEALAQGEGVEIRGFGSFSIREYEAYEGRNPKTGEKIKVPPKKLPFFKVGKDLRERVKNKVQMKD, from the coding sequence GTGAATAAATCCCAGCTTATTGAAGCCCTCTCTCAAGAGACAGGCCTAAGCCGTGCAAATGCTGAGTTTATTGTAAATGAGGTATTTCAGGCCATGACAGAGGCCCTTGCTCAAGGTGAAGGGGTCGAGATCAGGGGATTTGGCAGCTTTTCTATCCGTGAATACGAGGCTTATGAAGGCAGAAACCCAAAGACAGGGGAAAAGATAAAGGTGCCTCCAAAGAAGTTGCCCTTTTTCAAAGTAGGAAAGGATCTGAGGGAAAGAGTGAAAAACAAGGTCCAGATGAAAGACTGA
- the mfd gene encoding transcription-repair coupling factor, producing the protein MDPRNLLIFIQGLSNRPSSAAWLLKEYKESLPNRFRFFVWITKDQESAEERAKDLKFFFKQPVVIYPNRFTLPYVHMIPDAEISAERISTLFEILEMGKEEEIHIITPVRAVMEYTVPKDVLNAGLEYLEEGEEVDRNAIERWLVESGYEQNRRVEKVGEFSKRGDILDIFPPRTKFPLRIIFFGDFIEEIRTFDPETQRSVGRVKQWFLLPCIEVFFNKDLVGPACEQLLMRAESIGWSSEDVVTIMNSLREGIIEENVLSLLPILYNRPETLLDYIGDNALFIMDDVSSIIEEATIFWERANSAYNDAKDKLPPPIGSLEEYILPVDGLKDAFKKRPIAICKKEVSLEKTLFEIHIGQRDTVERIPKAPLELTPPTNISIISSTGKGKESIAPFLEHLNNRIRDGERIIVSCSNEKTVKRISSLLSISPEHQLLGLDSSLKAPIEILPDDPGIYLVEGELSSGFSIVEKGITFLSEDEFLGTPKERKKKSVSRTKARKIAPVELEELAPGDIVVHRDFGLGIFRALETVEAGGIPGEYLLLEYRDGDKLYLPVDRIGLLQRYKGLEDKVPRLDKLGGTSWELTKKRVKKAILEIANELVDLYALRQVQRGYAFNPPDAMYHEFEADFPYEDTADQKRATFEILKDMESPKPMDRLLCGDVGFGKTEVAMRAAFLAVENGKQVGVLVPTTLLAEQHERTFRERFKRFPVKIAAISRLKSRKEQREILEGVRNGSVDIVIGTHRLLQADCTFKDLGLLIIDEEHRFGVRHKERLKQLKKNVDCLSLTATPIPRTLQLSLLGIRDLSVIETPPRDRRPVKTFLSEFDPPVIKDAFRRELERGGQIFYVYNRVKGIERMAEKLKALVPEARIDVAHGQMDESKLEDVMVRFIRGEIDCLVCTTIIESGIDIPSANTMLIHRADTLGLAQLYQLRGRVGRGAEQGYAYLLVPDIAKIPKDARKRLMAVLEMETKGGGLTLAMEDLKIRGAGNLLGTAQSGQIAKVGYDLFLELLKEAVDELKGVPPEESIHPEVNLKVPAYIPEEYCKDVSERLRLYRTISQCRDSQELEEKRAYLSDVYGPIPVETENLFAITELKLLLKKIHCVRLDEQHTKKDTRFILTFDEKGPPNLEKVVNFVKSGKGSLMPDGRLAITTSFSMLKEILRGLD; encoded by the coding sequence TTGGACCCAAGAAATCTATTAATCTTCATACAAGGCCTTTCAAATAGGCCATCTTCTGCGGCATGGCTCTTAAAAGAATATAAAGAGAGTCTACCCAATAGGTTTAGGTTTTTCGTATGGATTACAAAGGATCAGGAAAGCGCGGAAGAAAGGGCAAAGGACCTTAAATTTTTCTTTAAGCAACCTGTAGTTATTTACCCCAATCGTTTCACACTGCCATATGTGCACATGATTCCTGATGCTGAGATCTCAGCTGAACGCATCAGCACCCTCTTTGAAATACTCGAAATGGGAAAAGAGGAAGAAATCCATATAATTACCCCTGTTAGGGCGGTTATGGAATACACAGTCCCGAAAGACGTCTTGAATGCGGGGCTTGAATATCTAGAGGAGGGGGAAGAGGTCGACAGAAATGCCATTGAAAGATGGCTTGTTGAGTCAGGCTACGAACAAAATCGCAGGGTTGAAAAGGTAGGTGAATTCTCGAAACGCGGTGATATCCTCGATATCTTCCCTCCAAGGACAAAATTCCCTCTGAGAATAATCTTCTTTGGTGACTTCATCGAAGAGATCCGCACCTTTGATCCCGAGACCCAAAGGTCAGTAGGCAGAGTAAAACAATGGTTTCTTCTCCCATGTATCGAGGTCTTTTTTAATAAAGACCTTGTAGGTCCTGCTTGTGAGCAGCTTTTAATGCGCGCTGAATCCATAGGCTGGTCCTCAGAAGATGTTGTCACAATCATGAATTCCCTTAGAGAGGGAATAATAGAGGAAAATGTCCTCTCCCTCTTACCCATTTTATACAATAGGCCCGAAACCCTACTCGACTATATTGGAGACAATGCCCTTTTTATAATGGATGACGTATCTTCCATAATTGAGGAGGCTACAATCTTTTGGGAACGTGCAAACTCTGCATACAACGATGCAAAAGACAAATTACCTCCACCAATTGGCTCATTGGAAGAGTATATACTCCCGGTCGATGGTCTAAAGGATGCCTTTAAAAAGAGGCCCATTGCCATTTGTAAAAAAGAGGTATCTCTAGAAAAGACCCTCTTTGAGATTCACATCGGGCAAAGAGATACAGTCGAGAGAATCCCAAAAGCCCCTCTCGAACTGACCCCTCCAACCAACATATCCATAATATCAAGTACTGGAAAAGGCAAAGAATCCATAGCACCTTTTCTCGAACACCTGAATAATAGGATCAGAGATGGGGAGCGCATAATTGTTTCATGTTCCAATGAAAAGACTGTAAAGAGGATTTCTTCTCTACTCTCTATCAGTCCTGAGCACCAACTCCTTGGGCTTGACTCCAGTTTAAAGGCGCCGATAGAGATCCTACCTGATGATCCTGGCATCTATCTTGTAGAGGGTGAACTGTCATCTGGCTTTTCAATAGTTGAAAAGGGCATAACTTTCCTGAGTGAAGACGAATTCCTTGGAACCCCAAAAGAGAGAAAGAAAAAGTCCGTATCCAGAACCAAAGCCAGGAAGATAGCCCCAGTCGAGCTTGAAGAACTGGCTCCAGGGGACATAGTGGTCCACAGAGACTTTGGTCTGGGTATATTCAGGGCCCTTGAAACTGTAGAAGCAGGAGGCATACCCGGAGAATACTTACTCCTCGAATATCGAGATGGAGACAAACTCTATCTACCTGTTGACAGAATAGGATTACTCCAACGATACAAAGGTCTTGAAGACAAGGTCCCAAGGCTCGACAAACTCGGTGGAACATCTTGGGAACTCACCAAAAAACGCGTCAAAAAGGCCATCCTTGAAATTGCCAATGAACTCGTTGATCTCTACGCCCTAAGGCAGGTGCAACGCGGCTATGCCTTCAATCCACCGGATGCAATGTACCATGAGTTTGAGGCAGATTTCCCCTACGAAGACACTGCTGACCAGAAAAGGGCTACTTTTGAGATCCTTAAAGACATGGAGTCGCCAAAGCCTATGGACAGGCTCCTTTGCGGAGACGTAGGTTTTGGTAAGACCGAAGTTGCAATGCGTGCCGCATTTCTTGCAGTTGAGAATGGAAAACAGGTAGGCGTACTCGTTCCAACAACACTCCTTGCTGAACAACACGAAAGGACATTCAGGGAGCGTTTCAAACGGTTTCCAGTAAAAATTGCTGCCATAAGTAGATTAAAGAGCAGAAAAGAACAGCGAGAGATCTTGGAAGGGGTAAGAAATGGATCTGTAGATATAGTTATTGGGACCCATAGGTTACTCCAGGCAGACTGTACCTTTAAGGACCTGGGATTGCTCATCATTGATGAAGAACACCGTTTTGGAGTTCGACACAAAGAAAGGCTAAAGCAGCTCAAGAAAAATGTAGATTGCCTAAGCCTAACGGCCACACCCATTCCCAGGACCCTACAACTTTCTCTTCTTGGCATTCGCGATCTTTCTGTCATTGAAACTCCGCCTAGAGACAGACGTCCTGTCAAGACATTTCTATCTGAATTTGATCCACCAGTTATAAAGGATGCATTTAGAAGAGAACTTGAGCGGGGTGGACAGATATTTTACGTCTACAATAGGGTAAAAGGCATTGAACGGATGGCGGAAAAACTAAAGGCCCTTGTCCCAGAGGCCAGGATAGACGTAGCCCATGGCCAGATGGACGAGTCTAAACTTGAAGACGTTATGGTACGTTTTATCCGGGGAGAGATAGATTGCCTTGTCTGCACCACCATTATCGAATCCGGGATAGACATACCTTCTGCAAATACAATGCTCATTCACAGAGCAGACACCCTTGGCCTTGCTCAACTCTACCAGCTCAGAGGCCGTGTTGGAAGGGGAGCAGAACAGGGCTACGCTTACCTCCTTGTTCCAGACATTGCCAAGATACCAAAAGATGCCCGCAAAAGACTTATGGCAGTCCTAGAGATGGAGACCAAAGGCGGCGGACTTACCCTTGCCATGGAAGACCTAAAGATCAGAGGGGCGGGAAATCTCCTTGGCACTGCTCAATCCGGACAAATCGCCAAGGTTGGCTATGATCTGTTTCTTGAACTCTTAAAAGAGGCTGTGGATGAATTAAAGGGTGTTCCCCCTGAAGAAAGCATCCATCCTGAAGTGAACTTAAAGGTTCCGGCCTACATACCTGAGGAATACTGTAAGGATGTTTCAGAACGCCTAAGGCTCTACAGGACTATTAGTCAATGTAGAGATTCACAAGAGCTTGAAGAAAAAAGGGCCTATTTATCCGATGTTTATGGACCAATACCAGTTGAAACTGAAAATCTTTTTGCGATTACAGAGTTGAAATTGCTCCTAAAGAAAATTCATTGCGTAAGACTCGATGAACAGCACACAAAGAAAGACACACGTTTTATCTTGACATTTGATGAAAAGGGTCCTCCAAACCTTGAGAAGGTTGTAAACTTTGTTAAAAGTGGAAAAGGAAGCCTGATGCCTGACGGAAGACTTGCAATCACTACTTCTTTTTCTATGCTTAAAGAAATTTTACGTGGCCTCGATTGA
- a CDS encoding DUF523 domain-containing protein yields the protein MIIVSACLLGLKTRYDGKTKAAPELVSGLANMHVIPICPEQLGGLPTPRPPASILYGNGIDVLNGKAKVISESGEDVTPYFLKGAKEALKLAKMFQVNCAILKSKSPSCGLSPVIGVTAALLLLNGIKIKEMG from the coding sequence GTGATCATAGTAAGCGCATGTCTTTTAGGACTCAAAACTAGATATGATGGCAAGACCAAGGCCGCTCCAGAATTGGTGAGCGGCCTTGCCAATATGCATGTAATTCCTATATGCCCAGAACAATTAGGAGGGCTTCCAACCCCAAGACCCCCTGCCTCAATCCTTTATGGTAATGGAATAGATGTCTTAAACGGCAAGGCCAAGGTAATTTCAGAATCTGGAGAAGACGTAACCCCATACTTTTTGAAAGGGGCCAAAGAGGCATTGAAATTGGCCAAAATGTTTCAGGTTAACTGTGCGATATTAAAGTCTAAAAGTCCTTCCTGTGGGCTTTCACCCGTCATTGGCGTAACTGCAGCTCTTTTACTGTTAAATGGCATTAAAATAAAAGAGATGGGTTAA
- a CDS encoding TIGR00730 family Rossman fold protein — protein sequence MNKKSSPDLKDRFVLQDLNARESWRLFRIMAEFVDGFEDLCRIYPAVAIFGSARQEPDSTYYQLAETIAYDLVKAGYNVVTGGGPGIMEAANKGAREAGGISAGLNIKLPHEQKPNPYATISLNFRYFFIRKVMLVKYAVAFICLPGGFGTLDEFFEAITLIQTKKIEPFPVILVGSDFWKGLVHWIEKTVLRHNMISHEDMAIFHVLDDPNQVIEVIQKAVPISQENNNENSCTI from the coding sequence TTGAATAAAAAATCTAGTCCAGACCTAAAAGACCGTTTTGTACTACAGGATCTAAACGCAAGGGAATCGTGGCGTCTTTTCAGAATAATGGCCGAATTCGTAGATGGGTTTGAAGATCTCTGTAGGATTTATCCTGCAGTGGCCATTTTCGGTTCAGCCAGACAGGAACCAGATTCGACTTACTACCAGTTGGCAGAGACCATTGCCTATGACCTTGTCAAAGCTGGCTATAATGTAGTTACAGGAGGTGGCCCCGGCATAATGGAAGCAGCAAACAAGGGGGCCAGAGAGGCAGGAGGGATATCTGCTGGTCTAAACATAAAACTACCTCACGAGCAAAAACCTAATCCATATGCTACAATTAGCCTTAACTTCAGATACTTCTTCATAAGAAAGGTGATGCTCGTCAAATACGCCGTAGCATTTATATGCCTACCAGGTGGATTTGGGACCCTAGATGAATTTTTTGAGGCCATAACCCTTATACAGACCAAGAAGATTGAACCATTTCCAGTAATATTAGTGGGCAGTGATTTCTGGAAGGGACTGGTCCACTGGATAGAAAAAACAGTACTTCGTCATAACATGATCTCCCATGAGGACATGGCTATCTTCCATGTCCTCGATGATCCAAACCAGGTAATCGAGGTAATCCAAAAGGCTGTACCAATTTCTCAAGAAAACAACAATGAAAATTCATGTACGATCTGA
- a CDS encoding response regulator, whose product MESRALKPEDKLQILIAEDEKNVGDLLVELLQSDDREITVVNNGLDAIKKLKKKRFDLLITDLMMPEVDGMEVMHKAKQLYPDILMIIITGYASLETAIQAVKEGAYDYLRKPFRLDELKISVDNACERIYLIRENRLLLEEIKKAKCETKEDKTNGTKEEVTTSFGIHGLYGMDWIPPDSYKSPSMSPSMALTELERLGKLLQQGLISEDEFQMLKKKLIGTL is encoded by the coding sequence ATGGAATCAAGGGCCTTAAAACCTGAAGACAAGCTCCAGATTCTCATTGCAGAGGACGAAAAAAACGTCGGAGATCTCCTCGTAGAATTACTACAAAGTGATGATCGGGAAATTACAGTGGTCAATAACGGGCTCGATGCAATAAAAAAACTGAAGAAAAAAAGATTTGACCTTCTGATCACTGATCTCATGATGCCAGAGGTTGACGGTATGGAGGTAATGCATAAAGCTAAACAACTCTATCCTGACATACTAATGATCATAATTACCGGATATGCCTCTCTTGAAACCGCGATCCAGGCTGTAAAGGAAGGGGCATATGACTATCTTAGAAAGCCCTTTAGGCTCGATGAGCTCAAGATTAGCGTTGATAATGCATGCGAACGCATTTACCTCATACGGGAAAACAGGCTTTTATTGGAGGAAATTAAAAAGGCAAAATGTGAAACCAAAGAGGACAAGACCAACGGGACAAAAGAAGAAGTTACTACATCCTTTGGAATTCACGGTCTCTATGGGATGGACTGGATTCCTCCAGACTCCTATAAAAGCCCTTCAATGAGCCCTTCAATGGCATTGACAGAGCTTGAACGCCTGGGGAAGTTGCTGCAGCAGGGTTTGATCAGTGAAGATGAATTTCAAATGCTTAAAAAGAAACTCATAGGGACACTGTAA
- a CDS encoding DUF6178 family protein produces MSFFEEKNLDSFLTLPREEQESIVAQMEPSEVLSVSLMLPWEKRLNFLEMSPKFDEIVEAYPIQELYWTIKATGPRDAISVLKAMSASALQLVFDLEWWEKDTFKPSKALTWMVLLFEAGEGKVIEWINYIYERDETILPLLLRSFIEVLKRPDDMEIQEARDVLAPFTLDDCYYIRFNNIELQPLWGRFLAILYSESPGKYRDILEAILWETRLEQMETAFKWRRSRLSDFGIPDYYEAIDIFAFAPGMKVRKVNVDYLDAGALGTDLPMSFIPTIYMEGANSLLKAIEALKGSVFMERIVHEWIGVANKILIAQGTPLDEPERLKEALLEGTSLINLGLECLCSEEGMGLEEGLKTSVLEDLVRLGLTRVKEAAQPIFELAKDPNSPPELFHLPDGLRERCVALLNEPPKVWDDERFVMRPFTNVKDLEGVRRDGEIVRDLTDLMEFIVPHWSRWPDEVSLDGTNLNDLMEFDLVKGLLTAMGNFLLNGSKEVRPILERDLFELFSKFEGLKGLDDIISSMIPELKRNCSVSFLDFLDKKIQELLEDWILMGRPREIDGRLIHGILVRLSDRT; encoded by the coding sequence TTGAGCTTTTTTGAAGAAAAAAATTTGGACTCATTTTTGACCCTACCTAGAGAGGAACAGGAAAGTATTGTTGCCCAGATGGAGCCTTCCGAGGTACTGAGTGTGTCTTTGATGCTGCCCTGGGAAAAGCGTCTGAATTTTCTAGAGATGAGCCCCAAGTTTGACGAGATAGTTGAGGCCTATCCAATTCAAGAGCTCTACTGGACTATAAAGGCCACTGGTCCTCGTGATGCCATTTCTGTTTTGAAGGCAATGTCTGCTTCGGCCTTGCAATTGGTTTTCGATCTGGAATGGTGGGAAAAAGATACGTTTAAGCCTTCAAAGGCCCTTACCTGGATGGTCCTTTTATTCGAGGCTGGAGAAGGAAAGGTAATTGAGTGGATAAACTACATATATGAGCGGGATGAGACCATATTACCTCTTTTGCTACGTTCTTTCATAGAAGTTTTAAAAAGGCCTGATGACATGGAAATTCAAGAGGCAAGGGATGTGCTGGCCCCATTTACCCTAGATGATTGCTACTACATACGGTTTAATAATATTGAACTTCAACCTCTATGGGGGCGGTTTCTTGCAATTTTATATTCAGAGTCTCCTGGGAAATATAGGGATATTTTAGAGGCGATTTTGTGGGAGACGAGGCTAGAACAAATGGAGACTGCCTTTAAGTGGAGGCGCTCCAGACTCTCTGATTTTGGAATTCCTGACTATTATGAGGCAATAGACATATTTGCCTTTGCACCTGGCATGAAGGTGCGAAAAGTCAATGTGGATTACCTTGACGCAGGTGCCCTTGGAACAGATTTGCCCATGAGTTTTATCCCCACAATTTATATGGAGGGTGCAAATTCCCTGCTTAAGGCCATTGAAGCCCTTAAGGGATCAGTTTTCATGGAGAGGATAGTCCATGAATGGATAGGAGTGGCCAACAAGATTTTAATAGCCCAGGGTACTCCTCTAGATGAACCTGAACGGTTGAAAGAGGCCCTACTGGAAGGGACATCACTGATAAATCTTGGTCTTGAATGTCTGTGTAGTGAGGAAGGAATGGGCCTTGAGGAAGGGCTCAAGACATCAGTGCTCGAGGATTTGGTAAGGCTGGGCCTCACCAGGGTGAAAGAGGCGGCGCAGCCAATATTTGAGTTGGCCAAAGATCCCAATAGTCCTCCTGAACTCTTTCATCTCCCAGATGGACTCAGGGAAAGGTGTGTAGCCTTGCTCAATGAGCCTCCAAAGGTGTGGGATGACGAACGGTTCGTGATGCGTCCATTTACAAATGTCAAAGACCTGGAAGGTGTGCGAAGAGACGGTGAGATAGTCAGAGACCTCACAGATCTAATGGAATTTATCGTGCCTCATTGGAGCAGGTGGCCAGATGAAGTGTCTCTTGATGGAACTAATTTAAATGATCTGATGGAGTTCGATTTAGTTAAGGGTCTATTGACTGCCATGGGCAATTTTCTATTGAATGGCTCTAAAGAGGTGAGACCTATTCTAGAAAGGGACCTTTTTGAACTCTTTTCAAAATTTGAAGGGCTGAAAGGCCTAGATGATATTATAAGTTCAATGATCCCAGAATTGAAACGTAACTGTTCAGTATCATTTTTAGACTTTTTGGACAAAAAGATTCAAGAACTTTTGGAAGACTGGATTCTCATGGGAAGGCCTAGAGAAATCGATGGAAGGCTTATCCATGGGATACTGGTTAGATTGTCAGATCGTACATGA
- a CDS encoding helix-turn-helix domain-containing protein yields MGSEKLSEYLKRERELRGISLDEISEGTKIPKRSLIYMESGKWDELPGEVFIKGFLKSYAEFIGLTPEEILLRYQEEKSKEESEKGTGQENHSKTLIKNTGIFLLILIIAIILGYFAFETLNKDAISPPKAGNTTLQMRPPSKDGEAY; encoded by the coding sequence ATGGGCTCAGAAAAACTAAGTGAATACCTAAAAAGGGAGAGAGAATTACGAGGCATTTCCCTCGATGAAATTTCTGAAGGGACTAAAATCCCTAAAAGATCCTTAATATATATGGAAAGCGGCAAATGGGATGAACTCCCTGGTGAGGTATTTATCAAGGGATTCTTAAAAAGTTATGCTGAGTTTATAGGACTAACTCCAGAGGAAATATTACTCCGCTACCAAGAAGAAAAATCTAAGGAAGAATCTGAAAAAGGGACCGGACAGGAAAATCATTCAAAAACTTTGATAAAAAATACTGGCATTTTTCTATTAATTCTAATCATCGCGATCATATTGGGTTATTTTGCATTTGAAACTTTGAATAAAGATGCAATTTCTCCTCCCAAAGCGGGGAATACCACTCTACAAATGAGGCCTCCTTCAAAAGATGGAGAAGCTTATTGA
- a CDS encoding peptidylprolyl isomerase: MKKHLFFVLIVTFFISHTIILRPTYGEIVDRIVAIVDNDCITLSELKDKAKDILRRTGQTGRPLDDTLLAQILPQVIDQHLIKKEIEDRGIKVSKKEVDLALDEILKSNGLTIKELEDILKKQGKDLDAYREEIRTQIEHSRLISSEVRGKIVVTDEEIEAYLKEHPLKDLKKGPIYELQDIFIGFDGQHRTREEAKKEALKILKELKEPQTQNAVMEKFQDIGSFTLSEMAPFLKEHVKHLKKGEISNIIETETGFHILRVKDILSSNEESLNAQKREIRNLLFKKKLNQQFEEWLKELRQKASIRILL; the protein is encoded by the coding sequence ATGAAAAAACACCTGTTTTTCGTCCTAATTGTCACCTTTTTTATATCCCACACGATCATCCTCCGTCCAACATATGGGGAAATTGTGGACAGAATCGTTGCCATTGTAGATAACGATTGCATAACCCTATCAGAGCTCAAAGATAAGGCCAAAGACATACTCCGACGAACAGGACAGACAGGGAGGCCCCTGGATGACACACTACTGGCGCAGATTTTGCCACAGGTCATTGATCAACATCTAATCAAAAAGGAAATAGAGGATAGGGGGATTAAGGTATCAAAAAAAGAGGTGGATCTAGCATTAGACGAGATCTTGAAGTCAAACGGCCTCACTATTAAGGAACTGGAAGACATATTGAAAAAACAGGGAAAGGACTTAGATGCTTACAGGGAAGAAATCAGGACACAAATAGAACATTCAAGGCTCATATCCTCTGAAGTGAGGGGAAAGATTGTGGTAACCGATGAAGAGATTGAGGCATATTTGAAGGAACATCCTCTCAAGGATTTAAAAAAAGGACCAATTTATGAGCTTCAAGATATTTTTATCGGCTTTGATGGGCAACATAGGACTAGAGAAGAGGCTAAGAAAGAAGCCCTTAAAATCCTAAAAGAGCTTAAGGAGCCACAGACCCAAAATGCCGTCATGGAAAAGTTTCAAGATATTGGTTCATTCACCCTCTCTGAGATGGCACCTTTTTTAAAGGAACACGTAAAACACCTAAAAAAGGGGGAAATTTCCAATATAATTGAGACTGAAACAGGATTTCACATACTCAGAGTCAAGGATATACTTAGTTCCAATGAAGAGTCTTTAAATGCTCAAAAAAGGGAAATAAGAAATCTACTTTTCAAGAAAAAGCTAAATCAACAATTTGAAGAATGGCTCAAGGAACTCAGGCAAAAGGCCTCCATTAGAATCCTCTTATAG
- the ftsY gene encoding signal recognition particle-docking protein FtsY, which translates to MLGRLFKKDKEEQHTANTIEKQESQGLISKLKLRLEKSRKGFMRQVDDLLFGKSKIDDELLDELEELLVTGDISVSTVEEIFSQVRSEVARSELQDGEALKTRLKAIISSMVKVTDHDIPWEPTPYCILMVGVNGVGKTTTIAKLGYHLKNQGKKVLFVASDTFRAAAIEQLQTWGERLDIPVIHHSPGADPSAVAFDGIQAALKRQVDVVLIDTAGRLHTKVNLMEELKKIRKVIGKRLDGAPHEVLLVLDATTGQNALNQARQFHEVTPLTGIILTKLDGTARGGIVVSITNELKLPIRFIGIGEKMEDLEPFEPEVFVDALFSK; encoded by the coding sequence ATGCTTGGAAGACTTTTTAAAAAAGATAAAGAAGAGCAACATACTGCAAATACAATAGAAAAACAAGAATCTCAGGGTCTGATCTCAAAACTAAAGCTAAGGCTCGAAAAAAGCCGCAAGGGCTTCATGAGACAGGTTGATGACCTACTCTTTGGGAAGAGTAAAATCGACGATGAACTCCTAGATGAACTAGAAGAGCTCCTTGTAACCGGAGATATCAGTGTAAGCACAGTTGAAGAAATCTTTTCACAGGTGAGGAGTGAAGTTGCGAGATCTGAACTCCAAGATGGAGAGGCACTAAAGACTAGACTTAAGGCAATCATTTCATCTATGGTAAAGGTAACTGACCATGATATCCCCTGGGAGCCCACTCCCTATTGCATACTTATGGTCGGCGTAAATGGAGTTGGTAAGACCACTACCATTGCAAAACTGGGTTATCACCTAAAAAATCAAGGGAAAAAGGTCTTGTTTGTTGCCTCAGACACCTTTAGGGCTGCAGCAATCGAACAACTCCAGACCTGGGGAGAACGCCTTGACATACCTGTGATTCACCACAGTCCTGGGGCCGATCCATCAGCAGTTGCCTTTGACGGTATTCAGGCTGCTCTAAAACGACAGGTCGATGTAGTACTCATTGATACTGCTGGAAGGCTCCATACCAAGGTCAACCTAATGGAGGAGCTTAAAAAGATTAGGAAAGTCATAGGTAAGAGACTAGATGGCGCGCCTCATGAAGTGCTTTTGGTACTTGATGCAACTACTGGTCAGAATGCCCTGAATCAGGCCAGACAGTTCCACGAAGTGACTCCGCTCACAGGGATCATTCTCACAAAACTCGATGGTACGGCAAGAGGTGGCATTGTCGTGAGCATTACCAATGAACTCAAATTACCAATCCGCTTCATTGGTATCGGCGAAAAGATGGAAGACCTAGAACCCTTTGAGCCAGAAGTCTTCGTCGACGCGCTCTTTAGTAAATGA